The sequence below is a genomic window from Lepus europaeus isolate LE1 chromosome 9, mLepTim1.pri, whole genome shotgun sequence.
CCACAAAAAATCGTACCTCCAACAGTCTTATGTTTGTCACTCAATCCTGCTCTCTTTGGCCCCAGAGCTACTTACCCaggtacacattttccatgatagCGATCTTCAGGGATGTCTCCCTTATTGGGCTCATGGCCGTCTCAAGTGGGTACATGGTGACTCTCCTGTGCAGGCACAAGAGGCAGTCCCAGCACCTTCACAGCACCAACCTCTCTCCAGGAGCCTCCCCAGAGCACAGGGCCACCCGCACCATCCTGCTGCTCATGAGCGTCTTTGTGTTCCTGTACTTGATGGACTGCATTGTGCACTCCTTCTCAGGGATGTGGTGGAAAAACGACCCGGTTCACCTCTGTCTCCAGATGTTGGTGGGCAATGGATATGCAGTGATCAGTCCTTTTGTACTAATCAGTAGTGAAAAACGAATTAGCAAGTTTTTCAAATCCATTTGGGAGGAGAGCAAGTGTTTAATTGTCCATCAATAAAAACTTGTTGTCTTTTTTTGAGCAAATACTATGAAGAGGGGAGACAGACTAAAGGCatgaaaaaagaattcaaaagaaaggCTCTAAGGTTACTTAACATCATAGTTAACTGTCAACAGGGAATCAGCACATGGTATGGATAAGAAAATACTGAAAGTGGTAGTTAtttaaaaaaccagaaatattggaaACGAAGCATTCAATAGGTCAAACTGAAAACATAGTGCAAACCTTTAGAAACAGACTTGTGAGACTGAAGATAGACTATCTGATCTTCAaacaggtcttttgaaatattttagaaaaggaaCAGGGGAATAAGAAAAGAATTAGCAAGCCTGAGCCtgtgggataccatcaaatgaccagATACACAATTTCCAAAATACGGAAAAATTTCCAGTTCATGCAGTTGAATTAATATCATGAAAAAGCAACTTAGAGATTCAGTATGATACCGAACAGAATTCCAGggaattttttcagaaaactagCAAAagcaattctgaaattcatatagaaaagcAAAAGACCACAAATAGCCAAAGcgatcttaaaaaacaaaaacaaagctgaaggcgtCACAATGCCAGATTTGCAGAAACATTATACAGCTACTGTTATCAAAACGGACTGCTGTGGGCACTGAAATAGGCCTGctgaccaatggaacacaatacaAACCCCAGAGATTAATCCATGCTTCTCCAAAACCAGCTAATCTTTGAGAAACAAGCTAATATTATTCCCTGGAGCAAGCAGAGTTCCTTCGAAATTTCCACGTGAAGAATAACTAAGGCCCCTatcttacaccctatacaaaaaccTACTCACAGTGGATCTATAATTAAGTTCTGAAACCATCAAACTGCTAgaggaaaacacaggagaaatGCTCAACAAGGCAAGCACTTCGTGGAAAAGACTCCgtaagcacaagcaataaaataaCAAAGATACTCACAGAATTAcaccaagaagcttctgcacagcaaagaaaaagacAGTGGATGGGCCCCAATAGAATTAGAGAATATAGTGGCAAACTAtgaatctgataaaggattaatatccaggataaaTAAGGAGCtgaaaaaactaaaaagcaaCAAACAATGCcgttaagaaatgggcagggcAAGCCTGGCCCTGcaatatagtgggtaaagccactgcctgcagtgctggcatcccaaatggtgccggttctagtcttggctgctcctcttctgatccagctctctgctatggcctgggaaagtagtagaagatggaccatgtgcttgggctcctgcaccctcgtggaagacccggaagaagctcctggctgcagataggcccagctctggctattggggtcatctgaggaatgaaccaacagatagaagatttctctctctctctgcctctgccagtctacaattctgcatttcaaataaataaataaattgaaaaaaatgggcaaagaataaagatattttcaaaacacAAAGTACAAAGCGCCAGCAGAAACATGAAAGAAGCTCAGAATTATGAGCCATCGATAAATGGACATTAAACTCACAATGAGggccacctcaccccagttagaatggggGTAATCTAAAAACTGATAAAAGCAAATTCCATTGAGGATTCAGAGAACAAGGTACCgtaatacactattggtgggatgTAAACAggtagaatcatgaagcaaggCCCTATCaggattcctcagaaagctacaAATACATCTGCCACATGACCCAGAAAACCTGTGAATATGTCtacaggaaattaaatcagcatatgaaaattttttaaaagatttattcatttatttgaaagtcagagttacacagagagaggagaagcagagagagagagagagagagagagagacagagagagagagagagaggtcttccatccaatggttcactcccaaattgtctgcaacagctgcaattgtgcccatctgaagccaggagccaggagcttcttctgagtctcccacatccgggaaggggcccaaggacttggaccagcttcttactgctttgcaggccatagcagaaagcaagatcggaagtggagcagccggtcttgAACAGGTatacatgtgggatgccggcatgcaggccagggtgttaacccgctgcaccatcaCATGAAAATTTACCTGCACTccaatgtttatagcagttcaatcCGCAGCAGCTAACATATGGAATGAACCTAGATGTCCATCGACTGATGGATATATATGGTTGAGTATGCAATATTACTCAaccacaaaaaaagaatgaaatcctgacatatTTAACAAAGCAGATTCAAAAgggatcattatgctaagtgaaataacccagtcccaaaacacaaataacatatgtcTTCTCTTATATGTGGTAGTTAAACTGtagagagaataaaaaaatctGCTTGTGTGTCTCATTACTTGGTATAGTTACATAcagtgcttcactgaatcataccatgtaggTGAAAATATGTTCTTAttgtacagtaaaaaaaaatggagaggagGGAACAGTGAGGACCCTTGCAATACCAGGAATTCTTTGTTCTAATCATGTGTTGGCATCAGTGCtcagatgacaaaaaaaaaaaaaaaaccactcatttATCTATACATTAGTGTGTATTTCCTGGCATGTGTACTATatgtaattaaaattgaaaacatacaTGTTAACAAGTAACTAACGCTTAAGTGAC
It includes:
- the LOC133766198 gene encoding vomeronasal type-1 receptor 90-like, which codes for MAVRNGFYSEVSIGITANTFLLLFHVLWFFLKHRPRPTDLAIGHLALIHLVMLITVGVIATDIFESQELWDNITCKAVIYLHQVMRGLSLGTTCLLSVLQAITLSPRSSCVAKFKHTSSQHNMCGFLFLWVFNLSISVHFFISTVATKNRTSNSLMFVTQSCSLWPQSYLPRYTFSMIAIFRDVSLIGLMAVSSGYMVTLLCRHKRQSQHLHSTNLSPGASPEHRATRTILLLMSVFVFLYLMDCIVHSFSGMWWKNDPVHLCLQMLVGNGYAVISPFVLISSEKRISKFFKSIWEESKCLIVHQ